The following are encoded together in the Aciduricibacillus chroicocephali genome:
- a CDS encoding DUF2624 domain-containing protein: MSIFIKTMVIHKLRQLTTEDLLQYAREYDFPINKEEAAEISSYLKKADINPFQSSGRAAMMKELAAITSPEVAKSANELFLQLIRANGVEHLFNS; this comes from the coding sequence ATGTCTATTTTCATTAAAACGATGGTCATCCATAAATTAAGGCAGCTTACCACAGAGGATCTGCTTCAATATGCACGTGAATATGATTTTCCCATTAACAAGGAGGAAGCTGCTGAAATTTCATCCTACTTAAAAAAGGCTGATATCAATCCGTTCCAGTCTTCAGGCAGAGCTGCCATGATGAAAGAACTTGCGGCGATCACTTCTCCTGAAGTTGCAAAAAGCGCGAATGAGCTCTTTTTGCAGCTCATTCGCGCCAATGGCGTAGAACACCTATTTAATTCATGA
- a CDS encoding DUF4190 domain-containing protein, whose translation MDTEKNRETNQTKVPDDEFRFHEPYKSLDERNEEIAGELTADDVTAPVSHNEQQTEMDAKDADEHHGFGWFAVALSILSFFLLPVILGAAGIILGIMARQRNARTLGNIAIIVGIISILGRMFVLPFS comes from the coding sequence TTGGATACTGAAAAGAATCGTGAGACAAACCAGACTAAGGTACCTGATGATGAATTTCGTTTCCATGAACCATATAAATCATTGGACGAACGGAATGAAGAGATAGCAGGGGAACTGACTGCAGATGATGTAACAGCACCTGTATCTCATAATGAGCAGCAGACCGAAATGGATGCTAAAGATGCTGATGAACATCATGGCTTTGGCTGGTTCGCCGTAGCACTATCAATTCTCTCCTTCTTCCTTCTCCCGGTCATTCTTGGAGCTGCAGGTATTATCCTCGGCATTATGGCCAGACAGAGAAATGCGAGAACACTCGGCAATATCGCAATCATTGTCGGAATCATCTCGATTCTCGGCAGAATGTTTGTACTGCCGTTTTCATAA
- a CDS encoding Nif3-like dinuclear metal center hexameric protein, giving the protein MVRNSDIFQAIERWAPKWLASSWDNVGLQVGSTSRESKKVLVTLDVLENVADEAIQEGADLIIAHHPLMFKPLKKLDTDSPKGRIIEKLIENKISVYAAHTNLDIANHGMNDILAKLLGLQNTVHMIEEKSEKLLKVAVYIPKDHESELRSSLGEAGAGHIGNYSHCTFRYAGTGTFKPDSGTNPFIGEEGKLEQVDEVKVETIIKEAELNSILEVIHSKHPYEEPAIDIYALENKGVTYGLGKVGTLEESMTLESFAKFVKERLGMDHLRYIGEPTKLVSSCAVLGGSGEKYIEDARRSGVDVYVTGDVSFHTAQDAEAMGLAVVDAGHYIEKAIKKEIAAYLEEVFGTELEVNISASCTDPFRFV; this is encoded by the coding sequence ATGGTTAGAAATTCAGACATTTTCCAGGCGATTGAGCGCTGGGCTCCAAAATGGCTCGCCAGTTCTTGGGACAATGTCGGTCTGCAAGTAGGATCTACATCTCGTGAATCAAAAAAAGTGCTCGTTACACTTGATGTGCTGGAAAACGTTGCAGACGAGGCAATCCAAGAGGGAGCGGATCTGATTATCGCTCACCATCCCCTCATGTTCAAGCCTCTAAAGAAACTAGATACAGATTCACCCAAAGGTAGGATTATTGAAAAGCTTATTGAAAATAAAATCTCTGTTTATGCGGCTCACACAAATCTTGATATTGCGAATCACGGTATGAATGATATACTAGCGAAGCTGCTCGGATTGCAAAATACAGTGCATATGATTGAAGAAAAATCGGAGAAACTGCTTAAAGTAGCCGTCTATATACCGAAAGATCATGAATCCGAGCTACGCAGTTCACTAGGAGAAGCAGGGGCTGGTCATATTGGAAATTACAGTCATTGTACATTCCGATATGCTGGTACTGGAACGTTTAAGCCCGATTCAGGAACGAATCCTTTCATTGGTGAAGAAGGCAAGCTGGAGCAGGTCGATGAAGTGAAAGTAGAAACAATTATCAAGGAAGCTGAATTGAACAGTATTCTTGAAGTTATTCATAGCAAGCATCCATATGAAGAGCCGGCTATAGACATTTACGCACTCGAGAATAAAGGAGTAACGTACGGTCTAGGGAAAGTCGGCACACTTGAAGAGAGTATGACTCTCGAGTCATTTGCCAAATTTGTAAAAGAGCGTCTTGGAATGGATCATCTCCGCTATATTGGAGAGCCCACTAAGTTAGTTTCGAGCTGCGCGGTACTTGGCGGGAGCGGAGAAAAATATATTGAAGATGCAAGGCGTTCAGGTGTGGATGTATATGTGACGGGTGATGTGTCATTCCACACTGCCCAAGATGCAGAAGCAATGGGACTTGCTGTTGTGGATGCAGGGCATTATATTGAAAAAGCGATTAAAAAAGAAATCGCAGCTTATCTTGAAGAAGTATTCGGGACAGAACTGGAAGTTAATATATCAGCTTCTTGTACCGATCCATTCAGATTCGTCTGA
- a CDS encoding DEAD/DEAH box helicase, which translates to MEKNRFSQFNLQNGLLQAVERLKFKKPTEIQEKVIPKALSGLSVIGQSHTGSGKTHAYLLPLFSRIDPELNEVQCVITAPTRELATQIFEDVKNLISFSGNEEKISAKLLIGGTDKKRMAEKLKNVPHVVVGTPGRILEMVNQEALSIYEADAFVIDEADLMIDLGFINEVDQLLVKSRQDIQLLVFSATIPQRLEHFLKKYMENPLHVKIDNGISPETLEHRLIPLKHRSEGDMILKIAEVIQPYLAMVFTNSKEQADKLSAELIGKGLNVGLLHGGLSPRERKRVLKDIQSLRFEFIVATDLASRGIDIKGVSHVINAQLPKEEEFYIHRSGRTARAGMEGVVISLYREEDIKLIEKLEEKGIEFQFSDVKNGSWTEANAWNKRSTRKKTDADIDQQAWKQVRKAKKVKPGYKKKMKHQQQSVKRQLSKKAGFKKKR; encoded by the coding sequence ATGGAAAAGAACAGATTTTCCCAATTTAATCTGCAGAACGGTCTATTGCAGGCTGTAGAGCGATTGAAATTTAAAAAACCTACTGAAATTCAGGAAAAAGTAATTCCAAAAGCGTTGAGCGGTCTTAGTGTTATTGGTCAGTCTCATACGGGATCAGGAAAGACACATGCCTATTTGCTGCCGCTATTCAGCCGAATTGATCCTGAATTGAATGAGGTGCAATGTGTTATTACTGCGCCGACACGCGAACTTGCAACACAGATTTTTGAAGATGTAAAAAATCTGATTTCTTTCAGTGGAAATGAAGAAAAGATTAGTGCAAAACTTCTTATTGGTGGGACTGATAAGAAGCGTATGGCAGAAAAACTAAAAAATGTTCCCCATGTTGTCGTTGGGACACCAGGACGCATTTTGGAAATGGTCAATCAGGAAGCTCTATCCATCTACGAAGCGGATGCTTTTGTAATTGATGAAGCAGATTTGATGATAGACCTCGGATTTATTAATGAGGTGGACCAGCTTCTTGTTAAGTCAAGACAAGATATCCAGCTCCTCGTATTTTCTGCTACAATTCCGCAGCGTCTTGAGCATTTCCTTAAGAAGTACATGGAAAATCCATTACATGTCAAAATTGACAATGGGATTTCTCCAGAGACACTGGAACATCGTCTAATTCCTCTTAAGCATCGATCAGAAGGAGATATGATTCTCAAAATTGCTGAAGTTATTCAACCATATTTGGCTATGGTTTTTACAAACAGCAAAGAACAGGCGGACAAGCTTTCGGCAGAATTGATCGGCAAAGGTTTGAATGTTGGACTTCTACATGGTGGTTTGTCGCCTCGTGAACGAAAAAGAGTCTTGAAGGATATTCAGAGCTTGCGCTTTGAATTTATCGTTGCGACAGACTTGGCTTCACGTGGTATTGATATTAAAGGTGTCAGTCATGTCATTAACGCACAATTGCCAAAAGAAGAGGAATTCTATATTCACAGATCAGGCAGAACGGCACGCGCAGGAATGGAAGGCGTTGTTATTAGCCTGTATAGAGAAGAAGATATCAAGCTGATTGAGAAACTAGAAGAAAAAGGAATTGAATTCCAATTCAGCGATGTTAAAAACGGTTCTTGGACAGAGGCAAATGCGTGGAACAAGCGAAGCACAAGGAAGAAAACTGATGCCGATATTGACCAACAGGCGTGGAAACAAGTAAGAAAAGCGAAGAAAGTAAAACCAGGTTATAAAAAGAAAATGAAACACCAGCAGCAGTCTGTAAAAAGACAGTTGAGCAAAAAAGCAGGTTTCAAGAAAAAACGCTGA
- the rpoD gene encoding RNA polymerase sigma factor RpoD: MAKKATNTPEQEPELTLEQAKEKLLEMGKKRGSLAYEEVADRLANFAIESDQMDEFYDFLSEQGVEIIGESDEDPNMQQISKEEEFDLKDLSVPLGIKINDPVRMYLKEIGRVDLLSAQDEIALATKIEEGDEEAKRRLAEANLRLVVSIAKRYVGRGMLFLDLIQEGNMGLIKAVEKFDYRKGFKFSTYATWWIRQAITRAIADQARTIRIPVHMVETINKLIRVQRQLLQDLGREPTPEEIGKEMELSPEKVRDILKIAQEPVSLETPIGEEDDSHLGDFIEDQEAVSPSDHAAYELLKEQLEDVLDTLTDREENVLRLRFGLDDGRTRTLEEVGKVFGVTRERIRQIEAKALRKLRHPSRSKRLKDFLD, translated from the coding sequence ATGGCCAAAAAAGCAACGAATACTCCAGAGCAGGAACCAGAATTGACTTTGGAACAAGCGAAAGAGAAACTGTTGGAAATGGGTAAGAAGCGTGGGTCTTTGGCATATGAAGAGGTTGCAGACCGCCTTGCCAATTTCGCCATTGAATCCGACCAGATGGATGAATTCTATGATTTTCTGAGTGAGCAAGGTGTGGAAATCATAGGAGAATCTGATGAAGATCCAAACATGCAGCAAATCTCCAAAGAAGAGGAATTCGACCTTAAGGACTTAAGTGTTCCGCTAGGTATCAAAATAAATGACCCTGTTCGTATGTACCTTAAGGAAATTGGTCGTGTAGACTTGCTTTCTGCACAGGATGAGATCGCCCTTGCGACTAAGATTGAAGAGGGGGATGAGGAAGCAAAGCGCAGACTTGCTGAAGCGAACTTGCGCCTTGTTGTAAGTATTGCGAAGAGATATGTAGGCCGCGGTATGCTATTCCTTGATCTGATTCAGGAAGGGAATATGGGACTGATTAAGGCTGTTGAGAAGTTTGACTATCGCAAAGGATTCAAGTTTAGTACTTATGCAACTTGGTGGATCCGTCAGGCGATTACACGAGCAATTGCCGACCAGGCTAGAACAATCCGTATACCGGTACACATGGTCGAGACGATCAATAAACTTATTCGTGTTCAGCGTCAACTTCTTCAAGATCTTGGCCGCGAACCGACTCCTGAAGAAATAGGTAAAGAAATGGAACTTTCTCCGGAAAAAGTGCGTGATATTCTTAAAATCGCACAGGAGCCTGTATCCCTTGAAACACCGATTGGTGAAGAGGATGACTCACATCTTGGTGACTTCATTGAAGATCAGGAAGCAGTATCTCCTTCAGACCATGCAGCATATGAGTTGCTAAAGGAACAGCTTGAAGATGTGCTCGATACGTTGACTGACAGAGAGGAAAACGTACTCAGACTTCGCTTTGGCCTTGATGATGGCCGGACTCGCACGCTTGAGGAAGTCGGAAAAGTGTTCGGTGTAACACGTGAGCGTATCCGTCAGATTGAAGCAAAAGCCCTTCGCAAACTGCGCCACCCTAGCCGCAGTAAGCGATTGAAGGATTTCCTCGATTGA
- a CDS encoding deoxyribonuclease IV — protein MVKIGSHVSMSGKKMLLGSSEEAAKYGANTFMIYTGAPQNTRRKAIEELNIEAGLQHMKENGMADIVVHAPYIINIGNTTKPETFELGVNFLRSEIDRTLALGARQIVLHPGAHVGAGVDAGIAKIVEGLNEVLAKDENVQIALETMAGKGTEIGRNFEEIARIIDGVTHNEHLSVCIDTCHLHDAGYNVKEDFDGVLEQFDKIVGIDRIKVVHVNDSKNEKGAAKDRHENIGFGHISFEALHGVVHHPALAELPKILETPFIGEDKKNKKAPYFFEISMLKEGRFREGLKEEILDSVMN, from the coding sequence TTGGTTAAAATCGGTTCGCATGTCTCAATGAGCGGTAAGAAAATGCTCCTCGGCTCCAGTGAGGAAGCAGCGAAATACGGTGCAAATACGTTCATGATCTACACAGGGGCACCTCAGAATACACGTAGAAAAGCTATTGAAGAATTGAATATTGAAGCAGGCCTTCAGCATATGAAGGAAAATGGGATGGCTGATATTGTCGTTCATGCTCCGTATATCATCAATATCGGAAATACAACAAAACCGGAGACTTTCGAGCTCGGTGTTAATTTCTTGCGCAGTGAAATCGATCGTACACTCGCACTTGGGGCAAGACAGATTGTCCTTCATCCAGGTGCACATGTTGGCGCTGGTGTTGACGCTGGTATTGCCAAAATTGTTGAAGGTTTGAATGAAGTACTAGCCAAGGATGAGAATGTGCAAATCGCTTTGGAAACGATGGCCGGGAAAGGGACGGAAATCGGCCGCAACTTTGAAGAGATTGCCCGAATCATTGATGGTGTAACGCATAATGAACATCTCAGCGTCTGCATTGACACTTGCCATCTTCATGATGCCGGTTATAACGTAAAGGAAGATTTTGATGGAGTTCTTGAACAGTTTGACAAAATTGTTGGGATAGACCGAATCAAAGTCGTTCATGTCAATGACAGTAAAAATGAAAAGGGAGCGGCCAAAGACCGCCATGAAAATATCGGTTTTGGCCATATCAGCTTTGAAGCCCTACATGGTGTCGTTCATCATCCGGCGCTAGCTGAGCTTCCTAAAATTCTCGAAACTCCTTTTATAGGGGAAGATAAAAAGAACAAAAAGGCACCTTATTTCTTCGAAATATCCATGCTGAAAGAAGGCCGCTTCCGAGAAGGTCTAAAGGAAGAAATTCTGGACTCGGTCATGAATTAA
- the cccA gene encoding cytochrome c550, whose product MKRNAVIPYAIIAIVGIVMVIVISIAGVNQREAIEKKANGEQTEQKTEKKSSEAPEDIFANSCASCHGNDLSGGFGPDLRKVGGQLSEKEIHNIIMKGKGQMPAGIVDEAQADALAGWLAEHK is encoded by the coding sequence ATGAAGAGAAATGCAGTTATCCCATATGCGATCATTGCCATTGTAGGAATTGTTATGGTCATCGTCATCTCTATTGCTGGCGTGAATCAGCGGGAAGCGATTGAGAAAAAAGCAAATGGTGAACAGACAGAACAAAAAACGGAAAAGAAATCATCTGAAGCACCTGAAGATATTTTTGCCAACTCTTGCGCAAGTTGCCATGGGAATGACCTTTCCGGCGGATTCGGTCCAGATCTTCGTAAAGTAGGCGGACAGTTGTCAGAAAAGGAAATTCATAATATTATTATGAAGGGTAAAGGACAGATGCCTGCAGGTATAGTCGATGAGGCTCAGGCTGATGCGCTTGCCGGTTGGCTCGCCGAACATAAATAA
- a CDS encoding MFS transporter, translating into MRTRINALFEKKNMDKNFVLLLCIGGLYALGIFLSNTFVNVYMWKNSQSYVVLGIFNLAIYLFQPIAFMLAGKLAKKIDRVKVLRTGIVFLSLFFLAVLFIGEKAPGFSFILGSVLGVGYGFYWLAYNVLTFEITEPENRDFFNGSHGILESFAGMAGPLIAGEAISRLNAFSGYTAIFIASFFLFILAIATSFFLKGRKAEGQFLFGKVVEERRYNRKWRAILNAHFLQGLREGIYLFVISIWVYLVTKSELSLGWFNVILSGMSLVVYFCAARWITPQRRKKAILIGGIILFGSIFVIVNPFNTAHIYMYALLIGIGYPLLRIPYISLTYDVIGQARRAGELRIEYIVVRELYVNIGRIVSISLFIPVVYLLSPEKAIPYLLVIFGSGHLLIYFAIRKIKVGTIPGSRAKARGGMALDEKNR; encoded by the coding sequence ATGCGAACGCGGATCAATGCTCTTTTCGAAAAAAAGAATATGGATAAAAATTTTGTGTTGCTCCTTTGTATTGGCGGTTTATATGCATTGGGAATTTTCCTATCCAATACTTTTGTGAATGTTTACATGTGGAAGAATTCGCAGAGTTATGTTGTGCTCGGTATTTTTAATTTGGCAATTTATCTGTTCCAGCCAATTGCATTCATGCTCGCTGGCAAATTGGCCAAAAAGATTGACAGGGTAAAAGTGCTGAGAACCGGGATTGTCTTCCTGTCCTTATTCTTTTTAGCTGTTCTCTTCATTGGGGAAAAGGCTCCTGGTTTCAGCTTCATCCTGGGCAGCGTACTTGGTGTGGGTTATGGATTTTACTGGCTAGCATATAATGTCCTTACTTTTGAAATCACTGAACCGGAAAATCGGGATTTCTTTAATGGATCTCATGGGATATTGGAGTCGTTTGCCGGTATGGCTGGTCCACTAATAGCCGGCGAGGCGATTAGCAGGCTTAATGCTTTCAGCGGCTATACCGCGATATTTATTGCTTCGTTTTTTCTGTTTATTCTCGCCATAGCGACAAGCTTCTTTTTAAAGGGTAGAAAAGCAGAAGGCCAATTCTTGTTTGGTAAAGTTGTAGAGGAACGACGATACAATCGTAAATGGCGCGCAATTCTTAACGCGCATTTTCTTCAGGGACTCCGTGAAGGGATCTATCTTTTTGTTATTTCTATATGGGTTTATCTTGTAACGAAAAGTGAACTGTCTCTTGGCTGGTTCAATGTGATCCTTTCTGGGATGTCCCTCGTTGTTTATTTTTGTGCAGCGAGGTGGATTACTCCGCAACGAAGGAAGAAAGCTATTTTAATCGGTGGAATCATCCTGTTTGGCTCCATCTTTGTTATTGTCAATCCGTTTAATACTGCCCATATTTATATGTATGCACTGCTCATTGGAATCGGATATCCATTACTCCGGATTCCTTATATTTCACTAACATATGATGTGATTGGACAGGCAAGAAGGGCGGGCGAGCTAAGAATCGAATATATTGTAGTCCGTGAATTGTACGTAAATATCGGACGGATTGTTTCTATTTCTTTATTCATTCCAGTTGTCTATTTATTGAGCCCTGAAAAAGCGATACCTTATTTGCTCGTCATTTTTGGATCTGGTCATTTGCTTATTTATTTCGCTATACGAAAGATTAAGGTTGGAACAATACCTGGTAGTCGGGCAAAAGCACGTGGCGGGATGGCACTGGACGAAAAAAATCGCTGA
- a CDS encoding tRNA (adenine(22)-N(1))-methyltransferase has translation MEHSLKLSERLQRVADFLGKGTKFADIGSDHAYLPCYVCKRDSEASAIAGELNEGPFESARSTVLENGLQERIDVRHGDGLSVISPGEVKEVVIAGMGGTLISTILEAGKEKLAGVEKIIAQPNVDARSTRKWLVDHGYSIEDEAILKEKGHIYEIISAVKTDGKCTLTEKEALFGPILSKERPQPFIEKWQGELQNLERVLIQMEQAAEKDEKKMDRFRQEKDWMKEVLSNG, from the coding sequence ATGGAACACTCATTAAAACTATCAGAACGTTTGCAACGTGTTGCTGATTTTCTAGGTAAAGGAACTAAATTTGCAGATATTGGCTCAGATCATGCCTATCTTCCGTGCTATGTATGCAAAAGGGACTCTGAAGCTTCTGCTATTGCAGGGGAATTGAATGAAGGGCCTTTTGAGAGTGCGCGCAGTACGGTCCTCGAAAATGGACTGCAAGAGCGGATTGATGTGCGGCATGGAGATGGGCTTTCTGTCATTTCTCCCGGAGAAGTTAAAGAAGTGGTTATCGCGGGCATGGGTGGGACTCTAATCTCAACAATTTTGGAAGCTGGAAAAGAAAAATTGGCGGGAGTCGAGAAAATCATCGCCCAGCCGAATGTCGATGCGCGAAGTACACGAAAATGGCTCGTTGATCATGGCTATAGTATAGAAGATGAAGCAATCCTTAAGGAAAAAGGCCATATATACGAAATTATTTCGGCTGTAAAGACAGACGGCAAATGTACTTTAACTGAGAAGGAAGCGCTGTTTGGTCCAATATTGAGCAAGGAAAGGCCACAACCTTTCATTGAAAAATGGCAAGGTGAATTGCAAAATTTGGAACGGGTTCTAATTCAAATGGAACAGGCTGCTGAAAAAGACGAGAAAAAAATGGATCGATTCAGACAGGAAAAAGACTGGATGAAGGAGGTTCTGAGCAATGGTTAG
- a CDS encoding Na/Pi cotransporter family protein — protein sequence MDFDLQKLLFEFLGGLGIFLLGIKYMGDGLQKSAGNRLRDILDKLTSNPFLGVLAGIAVTILIQSSSGTTVLTVGLVNAGFMTLRQAIGVIMGANIGTTVTAFIIGINIGAYALPIIAAGCFLIFFFKNQKLQALGQAVFGFGALFYGLELMSEGMKPLRTLESFHDLTLHMSSSPILGVVVGTLFTLIVQSSSATIGILQGLFAEGAIDLQAAIPVLFGDNIGTTITAILAAIGASVAAKRAAFTHVVFNILGTIIFLIFLPLFMNYITYLQGALHLDPKMTIAFSHGSFNVINTIIQFPFIGALAWLAIRFIPGEDVTVEYKPQHLDPIFIEQSPVLALDQAKAEIIRMGEFAVNGLEETNKYLNTSQPRHSEMAMQIEGALNNLDQKITDYLVSTSRRTLSEADSARHMALMGSVRDIERIGDHFENIIELIDYKLSNKVNMTENALEDLNNMFDLTIATVKQSIHALDVMDKEDALGVVKKEEQIDKMERQFRKQHIIRMNEGACTGSAGIVFVDMISNLERIADHAVNISEEVLGE from the coding sequence GTGGATTTTGACTTGCAAAAATTGCTGTTTGAGTTCCTGGGGGGATTAGGGATTTTCCTGCTCGGAATTAAATATATGGGGGACGGCCTCCAAAAATCAGCAGGAAATAGGTTGCGTGACATACTTGACAAGCTGACCAGTAATCCGTTTCTCGGAGTACTCGCGGGTATTGCTGTAACGATTCTCATACAGAGCAGTTCCGGTACAACAGTGCTAACTGTAGGGCTTGTAAACGCCGGATTTATGACTCTGCGCCAGGCAATAGGCGTCATTATGGGGGCGAACATTGGAACAACGGTTACAGCCTTCATCATTGGTATTAATATTGGTGCTTATGCTTTGCCAATAATTGCTGCCGGCTGCTTCCTGATTTTCTTCTTTAAGAACCAGAAGCTACAAGCGCTAGGACAAGCTGTCTTTGGCTTTGGAGCACTATTTTACGGGCTTGAGCTTATGAGCGAAGGTATGAAGCCTCTTAGAACATTAGAATCTTTTCATGATTTGACATTACATATGAGTTCAAGTCCAATACTAGGCGTAGTAGTAGGGACACTGTTTACTTTAATAGTTCAAAGCTCCAGTGCGACAATCGGTATCTTGCAAGGACTTTTCGCAGAAGGTGCGATCGATTTGCAAGCGGCCATACCTGTTCTGTTTGGAGATAATATTGGAACGACAATTACAGCAATCCTTGCGGCAATCGGTGCTTCGGTTGCAGCAAAGAGAGCAGCTTTCACACATGTCGTATTCAATATTCTTGGGACAATCATATTCCTGATTTTCCTGCCTTTATTCATGAATTACATAACATATTTGCAAGGTGCACTGCATCTCGATCCGAAAATGACAATTGCATTCAGTCATGGAAGCTTTAATGTCATTAATACAATCATCCAATTCCCATTCATCGGAGCTCTGGCTTGGCTTGCAATCCGCTTCATACCTGGAGAGGATGTAACAGTTGAATACAAACCTCAGCACCTTGACCCGATTTTCATTGAGCAATCTCCTGTTTTGGCACTTGACCAGGCGAAGGCAGAAATAATCCGCATGGGAGAATTCGCCGTGAACGGGCTGGAAGAAACGAATAAATATTTGAATACTTCACAACCACGCCATTCCGAGATGGCGATGCAGATTGAAGGGGCACTGAACAATCTAGACCAGAAAATTACCGATTACCTCGTTAGTACATCAAGAAGGACATTGTCAGAAGCTGACAGTGCACGCCATATGGCTTTGATGGGTTCTGTCCGTGATATTGAACGAATCGGAGATCATTTCGAAAATATTATTGAATTGATTGATTACAAACTTTCCAATAAAGTAAATATGACTGAAAATGCTCTGGAAGATTTAAATAATATGTTTGATCTTACAATAGCTACCGTTAAACAGTCGATTCATGCACTGGACGTAATGGATAAGGAAGATGCGCTTGGTGTAGTCAAGAAGGAAGAACAGATTGATAAAATGGAGCGGCAATTCCGTAAACAGCATATTATTCGTATGAATGAAGGGGCTTGCACAGGGTCTGCGGGAATCGTTTTTGTCGATATGATCAGCAACCTTGAAAGGATAGCAGATCACGCCGTGAATATATCAGAAGAAGTACTTGGAGAATAA
- a CDS encoding superoxide dismutase, which translates to MTKFELPSLPYPYDALEPTIDKETMNIHHTKHHNTYVTNLNAALEGHDDLQSQPVEELIKNLDSVPVDIRPAVRNNGGGHANHSFFWKTLSPNGGGNPTGDLAQAIDSSFGSFDEFKAQFEKAAATRFGSGWSWLVLNGDKLEVTSTPNQDNPIMEGKTPLLGLDVWEHAYYLKYQNKRPEYAKQFWNIVNWEQVEQNYQEAKNK; encoded by the coding sequence ATGACAAAATTTGAATTGCCTTCATTGCCTTATCCATATGATGCATTGGAGCCTACAATTGACAAGGAAACAATGAATATTCACCATACGAAGCACCATAACACATACGTAACAAATCTGAATGCTGCTCTTGAAGGACATGATGACCTTCAGTCCCAGCCGGTTGAAGAACTGATCAAAAATCTTGATTCTGTTCCAGTAGACATTCGTCCGGCTGTCCGCAATAATGGTGGAGGCCATGCGAACCATAGCTTCTTCTGGAAAACACTTTCTCCAAACGGTGGCGGCAATCCTACAGGTGATCTTGCTCAAGCGATTGACAGCTCATTCGGAAGCTTTGATGAATTCAAGGCTCAATTTGAAAAAGCTGCAGCTACACGTTTCGGTTCTGGCTGGTCATGGCTTGTTCTAAATGGCGATAAGCTTGAAGTTACCAGCACACCTAATCAGGACAACCCGATCATGGAAGGAAAGACACCACTTCTTGGTCTTGACGTTTGGGAACATGCATACTACTTGAAGTATCAGAACAAACGCCCTGAATATGCTAAGCAGTTCTGGAATATTGTTAACTGGGAGCAGGTTGAACAGAACTACCAGGAAGCAAAAAACAAATAA